aagacactcttctatagacaagtgtctatagaaaacactcttctatagtcaagtgtcTATAGAGGAAACTTGTCTACAGACAagtgtctatagaaaactctctcTATAGAAGACACTCTCCTATAGAGAAGTGTCTATAGAAAACACTCTCCTATAGACAGTGCCTATACTATCCTATGGAAAAGTGTCTATTGAAGACACTCTTCTCTCTCCTCTATAGACAAgtttctatagaagacactATTCTGCAGGCaaatgtctatagaagacactcttatataaaatacatcTTCTATAGACAGTTGTCTAAAGAAGATTGTCTTTGAATGACAGCGTCTATATACACTTAATAGAAGACACTCTTCAGTAGGCAAGTATCTACAGATGTGTCTCTAGAAGACACTCTTATATGAAAAACTGTCTATAGAAGACTCTCTTCTCTTTTATAAGACCCCATCCTTGAACTTACCGTTAAAATTTTATCCATATCAATATCAgcatctttaaaaatttcacaactTTTTAAAGTCTTACACAGACTATTGGTCAAATGTCTAcccaataaattatttaaaataggcTTTTCAATACTGGCGGTTCCTGAAATTACAATatgtgttattaaaataaaattaacaaattatattaacaaGCTCCCTTCCCTACCTTTGTGTACATCCCAAGGAGCAGATATAATTTTGGCAGCTGCCAAATAAGTACGTGCCTCTACACCTTTACGCACCAAATAGTTGCCCAATATAAGACCACCCATTGATATACCTGCTGCTCCCAGTCTATCTTTGGGTACAGTTTTACCCACATGCTTAACCACCTCCGAAAGATCCTCACAATTTGAGGCACAATACAAGCGAGGAGTTTTCAATTCAATACCACCCAGACCACGATTATTGAAAACTACCACGCGCAAGCCGGACTGTTTGGCGGCAACTACTAAACATTTCACATATTCAGCCTGTGATTCACCCGTTAAACCGGGTAGTAAAATAACACAGGGACCATCTTTACTGCAGCCATCTTCCATCCAGTCCAAAGCTACTTCACCGCCATCGGGTAGCACTAGAATTTCTCTAAATAAggattaaactaaattataataaaaagttaaataattataaaccaACCAACTCACCTTCTGTAATTAATTTTTGGCAATACTTGTGATCTTATAATACTGGCAAATACTGTTTGGGCCCGACTTTCaaaacaccaaaatgtaggccaatatttcatttctaatgtcggtatattattatataaaaactttttaaatggtCCATCAGCACAGGCTACAATTGGACGCTGTAAttgaaaataacttattttgaGTCCCAGCAGTTTGGAgaagtataaattttaatgaaaatcttaCCTTAACTActtgtaataaataatatataacatATGCCAGGGTAGCATAGGCCCATAAATGTAAACGTggtatatttgttaaataaaacattacagaatataacatgttttatttagtttatgtttttaatatttgtttttaattaaatgtttgttgaaCTTAAAGGTAAGACCTATTTTCGGTTGATagctaaaaagaaagaaaattaaattttaatttagttttgtttaaatagaatataaaaaaaactttatttttaattatttaggtcagtttttggttaattttaattgcaaaaataatttgtttaaaacattatgGACATTAGGGGAAATTTACACATCGGCTTCTTCAATAGGTAACAAATAACTTTGTTCATGATCATTTACtggtaaattttttctaaatttattagtcGATCAAAGGATCGGTTACAGAGTAGTCTTAAAAATCTACTATAAAGTAATTAATAATCTGGATATAGAATAGTGTGGACTGGATataaatagtctggactatagtctatagtctagactatagcctatagtctggactatagaaaaacaacttattttgagtctagactatagaatagtctatagtctggactatagaagagtctatagtctggactatagaatattctatatatagaatagtctatagtctggactatagaatagtctatagtctggactatagaatagtctatagtctggactattgaatagtctttagtctggactatagaatagtctatagtctggactatagaatagtctatagtctggactatagaatagtctatagtctggactatagaatagtctatagtctggactatagaatagtctatagtctggactatagaatagtctatagtctggtctatagaatagtctatattctggactatagaatagtctatattctggactatagaatagtctatagtctggtctatagaatagtctatagtctcgtctatagaatagtctatagtctggtctatagaatagtctatagtctggacaatagaatagtctatagtttggacaatagtatagtctatagtctggacaatagaatagtctacagtctggacaatagaatagtccatagccTAGACTGTAGAACAGTATATAGTTTAGACACTGAATAgcttatagtctgaactatagaatagcttttagtttgaactataaaatagtcgatagtttggactatagaagagatatagaacagtttatagtctggactatataaaaGTCTATTGCTTGAACAATAAAATCTTcaatagtctgcactatagaattGTCCATAACCTGACCTATAtaatagtatatagtttagacaataaatagtctatagtctgaactatagaatagtctttagtttgaactataagtctatagtctggactattgaatagtcaaAACTTTACAGGAGTCTATATATAGCTTGGACTGTCTACAGTCTGGAGTCTGCAGTCTGGATTTTCGAATAGTCTAAaccatagaatagtctttagtagAGATAAGTCTATAAGACTTGGCTACATAACAGTCTGTATagtatagccttgactatagagtaattACAATCTGGACCTTGAAATAGAAATTCATGGTATAGTAAATTAtcgtttatattgaaaaaacataTTCCCAAGAAATCCATATCGATTTgagtcataaatttatttatcaaaattttacaaattaaaacatagAATATATTTACTATATGTATTCATAACAGCATGACTTGCAAAATGTATATTAGTGTTCGCGTAATAAattatcttaatttattttttaattaaacattaaaaattaattctctCTCAAATTCCCCAGCTTTAAAATTATGTCTTGATAACAGTTCAAATGTTATTGTCATTTGATAAAAACAACTATAATATACACATAtagttgtttatatttgtttatatgaacTTTTTACATTGTTTAAAGGTAGACAAGACACATGACTAATATCACTGATATCATGTCTTTACTATTTCGATATATACACGGAcaacaatacaaatatttaagaatttttaagagatttttaaaaatgtacctAATTATAAATGAgtaaatgagttttattttattatattgcaTTTCTCAGCAAAGATTTGAGCAATTATTCaataatatcaatatttattgatttttaagagaaattccATGATATTGAGTACTAAAATATTGCATTTCAaaaaggtaaatatttttataaaagagatATAAAATTAATTGCTTATATCATGGCAAACTTGACCACACTCATCAAgatgatttaaaatttacatgatttatgattttctttttgtttaataacacATGTTTTTAACAACaccttttctataaaactatttcTCAAGAGTCTTGATGATGCCTttgtttcaatataaatttgcaCTTTGATTAGAAGATATATAACACATCTTTGCTTTATTTGCCCCACGACATTTTTCTGATAATAAAACGGACAGACtattaaaatcaaacaaaatgcAATTACATCAACGTTtagattatatacatatacatacattctaAATTGCTGCACGCGAAcgggttttatttgtttaaacaattcgtccgatttacaaaatgtatttcGCTCAACTGttgtgtttataaaataataacttttatttatggTAAATTTTTATAGACTTTCGAAAAATAGGGGGCATACTCAATTCGTTTATGGATTTGCATcaagtcgaaactatagacaggagaagtctggactatggactatggaatagtcaataatctggactatataacaGTCTTTATTCtgaactaaagaatagtctatagtctagactatagaatagtctatagtctggactatagaatagtctttagtctggactatagaatagtccatagtctgaactatataatagtctacattctggattatagaatagtctatattctggactatagaatagtctttattCTGAACTAAagagtagtccatagtctggactatagagtagtccatagtctggactatagagtagtctatagtctggactatagagtagtctatagtctggactatagagtagtctatagtctggactatagagtagtctatagtctggactatagagtagtctatagtctctggactatagaatagtctatactctggaccatagaatagtctacactctggaccatagaatagtctatagtctggaccatagaatattctatagtctggactatagaatagtctagactatgttACATGGTAAcgtaaagaatagtctatagtatagactatagaaagttatagtctggactatagtatagtctatagtctggactacttTACTTGGTAAcgtaaagaatagtctatagtctggacaatagaatagtctatattatggactatagaatagcctatagtctggacaatagaatagtctataatgtggactatagaatagtctatagtctagacaatagaatagtctatagtgtggactatagaatggtctatagtgtggactatagaatagtccatagtctggactatggaataatctatagtctggactatggaataatctatagtctggactatagaatagtctacagtgtggactgtagaatagtccatagtctggaccataaaattgtctataatatagcctatagtctagactgtagaatagtctacagtctttactatagaatagtccatagtctggactgtagaatagtccatagtctgaactatagaatagtccatagtctggactatagaatagttcatagtctggactatagaatagttcatagtctggactatattcccAGTGATTATGTTATAAATAACTCTTTTGCTAAACAGAATCTTCTATATAATATTTCATAATCGATATTATAATATCTCTTTAGTTATCGGACATtatgtaattatttataatgtagGGTTTAGTCTCAATTCGTTGAATTCCAATTTCTATTccttttattgtaaatatttaaagagaTATTGTTTTGTCTATAAAAATGCTCATGTAAATAGTAATACGTTAGTGTGCggaaatataatatatacatatgtatgtaactgTAATATAAATTCATGtctgaaaattattataaactaacttaaatatttaataatatttgttattgtttttgtggtcaaaggtttatttattattttataaagtttattattaaaataagtagTTAGTTGTTGTCTTTAagagaaatatacatatatttatttacacaaattaaatgttttcatagtaattttaaaagaaattagtaatttataaactatatagaaaaacatttaaatataattgtatttattattgatCCACTCATATTTTCCTTATTCTAACACCTTGACCATGAAAACTAATCGAACGTGTCATATCAGCTGAACTGTAAGTTTAATTAATAAGATAAAATTAAGTAGCTTTAGCAATTTTATCACTTATAAGTTTAGATATATTGTTTTCTACTTCTCCTTCACCTTTATTGGCGACAAAGTTGGGTACCTTAATTTGATGCCTTTATAAGCTACTTTATAGATCCCTTACActgtatatttgtttaacaaaatgtgTCTTAATTTTGGTTGCAGTTGGGAAAAACACCCTTTTTGAAAGACATGCATAAAGAAAATAGTGACTAGACATAACCACCCCTACTGTGTCGCAATATCGTTCAATTTTAACCTATCTTTTTGTAATAACTTTCTATTCTTACTCTAAAAGGTTAGTAAATAGTATATTCCCTGAATTTCTATTGCTTTTATATTAACAAggttatctttttttataatttatgttccttttgagttttacaaaaataccaCTTTGCTTAGTTTGTATTTTGactattattttatgaaaatcaggTAGAGTTCTTTTACAATAGTTGTATAGATTACTTGGTAACGTGTTAGTTACACAATATCAAATCCCAAAGGGAAAcaattcatgtacatattttgtttttaatttttgaaaaacaagaaaaatatatacaaaattacaCACCTGCTTTTATTCGTACAATTAAATAACGACATAAAATCTAATCTTTTATGACTGGTGACCGAAAGAgacaattaccaaaaaaaatgcgtcaatagaaaaaaatacccATTGTAATGATTTATTGTGCAAATTTATAATGTAATggtaaaaaatagaaagaaatatatgaaaatattagtttttttaagaatatactATTTATAGTCTTTTAGGATGTATTATGATTTCGAGTATAGAATTGAAACGTCTATAGTTTTTGACCTTCGAAAATCCCAGTATAttaactatagagtagtctaatggactagtctatagtctggactatagaatagtctatagtctggactatagaatagtctatagtctggactatagaatagtctatagtctggactatagaatagtctatagtctggactatagaatagtctatagtctggactatagaatagtctggactatagaatagtctatagtctggactatagaatagtctatagtgtggactatagaatagtctatagtgtggactatagaatagtctatagtctatagcctggactatagaatagtctatagcctggactatagaatagtctatgtaATCTTTACTCTGGCCTATAgcatatgtctatagtctgaactatagaatagtttatagtctggactatagtatagtttatagtctggactatagaatagtttatagtctggactatagaatagtttatagtctggactatagaatagtctatagtctggactatagaacagtctatactGTACTGTACTgaatagtttatattttgtactgtagaatagtctatagtttgtactataaaatagtctatatagaactatagaatagtctatagactggactataaaatagtctatagtctggactatagaatagtctatagtctggactatagaatagtctatagtctggactatagaatagtctatagtctggactatagaatagtctatagtctggactatagaatagtctatagtctggactatagaatagtctatagtctggactatagaatagtctatagtctggagttctgaatagtctatagtctggactgtagaatagtccagattattctatagtcctgagtatagactattctatagtctatagtctggactatagcatagtctatagtctggactatagactattctatagtccagatttcatggtcttgtctatagagcAAGACCATGTATACGATTtagtatttgaaatattttcccaaaattattattatttatttaaacatgatAGACAATGCAgcaattaatttgtatttatattatttaaactttaagaacccattttaaatacaaataacccTTTTTTTAATGTCAACCATTAATTCTTGTAAAAGTGCGGAAACgtgattattaattataattttatctcTCTTCCACCCACCCACTCACATAAGCAAGTACATTTAAGCagacactcacacacacacactcactctaGCAGACATTCAAACTATTGTTTGACACAGttgtttaaagaagaaaaaaggaAAGCAAACAGCAGACCTTGCATACTTCTAGGTtggcaaagaaataaaaaaatcaatgccTACTTTAGAGGGTTTTAAGTAAACAAGCACTCGAGGAAAAGCTAATAGTATAAATCGTTAAATCAATAGTTTGAAAATTATACTACAAATAGTTGTGTGAGTGCGTCGttaaatgttcaaaattaatccataaaattttaatataatttcaaaacaaagtTAATGACTTAACCAAAGAAAATATAAGTACAAAACTTACCTTAGTTGCGTGACACCTTAATATTTGTTCTACTTACAAAAGACCATTAATCAAGtcctttttctttttgtctttttgaaaaaaaattaaccaaaattttcttttttattcaattacACACAACTATTAtgtaagttttaatttattaaaaatttactcaaaattacgtttaaatttcaacaaaaattataacaatttgataattttgtaaACCATTAAGGCttttaatgaatattatttGTTGGAAATCACTGTGTTCTACTTTAGTtatactatataaaatttttataatttattcatttattttgtggCTAAACTTTGGcgtaaaattctattttagaaAACCACTTTCTGCTCAGTTTCACGGCACTTAATATACTGACGGAAGAaaatttttggttgtttttaaGTGGAAAAGTTcaattgtgtgtgtttgttattttaagagcacaatttacattttatttgtttctcttatctgtgtatgtgtgtgtgtttttaataaGCTTAATAACCggcatttgtttttaattatttgtaaacgttctctttttgtttttatcaatagattttattcaaaaatgttgcaaatttagcgataatttaatattttgtttacataattaaaattatatcataatttctattgaaatttccccaaaattttgaaatgtattaaacattttaagttaaTCTTTTGCTTCTACAGTTTCTAGCGTTTTCTCTATAAATAGTTAACATCATTGTTAATCTTTTGTAGTATTTGTATACCTGGCACATGTATGcttaaaaatggcaaaaaaaaaagaatttcacgTGCTACTTTTGGCACGTTTTTGCAATGTTTCAATGCCATTTCATGTAtggcatacttttaggttaaaTTAAGAGAGTAATTACTCTTTAGTATGTGCATGTTAATGCTCttaaaaaagctaaacaaaaacaaccacaAATCGTTAGGGTAGATTTATTAACCCATTCTGTATGTTATTCTAGTGAGAGGGGGGGGGGTGGTTGGAAAACAGAcggaaaaaatttacataaaatgcattttgaaaattataaagaaaacaaacaacaaagttttaacaaagttttgttCCGACGAAATTGATAAACAATTTATGTCGATTCGCATGTCATACAGTACATTTGCTTCAGGCTGTAAAATTGTTCTCTGGGACATCATAATGATCACTATTACACTGTGTTGGATGTACTGCAATGTATACGATGAAGTTGTCGACAAACTAGCTAGATTATGTTCGAAACTTATCATACATAGAAGATAAGGATAGAAGAATGAAACAACCCAAATGTTACTGTTATGGTTTGATTTTCGAGAGAATTCGAGACATTTTCAATTAGGGACTTTGTCCGTAGGTGATCATATGCAAAGATACTTCTAAGATACTCTAAGGAATCTGTAAGTGTTCTTAAcgaaacatttttcaattagaAACTTTGTCTGTAGGTGATTCTATGAAAAGATGCCGAGAAACTACACATAATTAAgtacataatttattaatgttCTAGAAATATCGAGCTGCTTATGACCAACACAATGTCAGGGCTAGCAAGATACTTCTAGGACTAGATTTCCGCAGTCTAAGTCTATGATCATAATAAGATGCAGGGGAACTGTTCGAGAAGAGTGAAACCATCCAACTGTGGCTACTATGGGttgaatttcaaaataacatCATCTAGTTCAGATATAGGGACTTTGCCTGTAGCTGATCATACACAAAGATGCAGAGGAACTGTCCGAGAATAGATGATAGGGATAGAAGAGTGAAACCATCCAACTGTGGCTATTATGGGCTGATTTTCAAAATGACATCATCTAGTTCTGAAATAGTAAAATGGATTGCAACATACCAAGAACCTTATAAATTTTGGGGTTCTAAACGGACCTTTTATCCTTTTTCTCCAAAAATGCAGAGAAACTATAAATGTTTTAACACATAATTTGTCACTGTCCTAGAAAATAAAGATTCTGACAATCTGAGATAAATAAGGGAATATGACCTCTCAGTTTTCTAGGTTCTATTAGGTTAGTTTGTCATTTCTTCGGCTGGGATTTA
The window above is part of the Lucilia cuprina isolate Lc7/37 chromosome 6, ASM2204524v1, whole genome shotgun sequence genome. Proteins encoded here:
- the LOC111678176 gene encoding phospholipase ABHD3; the encoded protein is MLYSVMFYLTNIPRLHLWAYATLAYVIYYLLQVVKRPIVACADGPFKKFLYNNIPTLEMKYWPTFWCFESRAQTVFASIIRSQVLPKINYRREILVLPDGGEVALDWMEDGCSKDGPCVILLPGLTGESQAEYVKCLVVAAKQSGLRVVVFNNRGLGGIELKTPRLYCASNCEDLSEVVKHVGKTVPKDRLGAAGISMGGLILGNYLVRKGVEARTYLAAAKIISAPWDVHKGTASIEKPILNNLLGRHLTNSLCKTLKSCEIFKDADIDMDKILTCKTIKEFDALFTSKQFGYAHVDDYYSDATLHNKLHYITVPLLCLSAADDPFQPLEAIPIKPAEESTHVAIVVTARGGHIGFLQGWWPSSKEEYMGRLFVEYFTTVLCDKMDEFKKITSEMFEKYDEQKYLFPTEELDKKVDVKISSSFLNSEQLEELCKEM